The sequence below is a genomic window from Streptomyces sp. NBC_00582.
GCACCTCCTCCAGCAGCTGCTTGATCATGCTGCCGATCCGCATGACCTTCGCCGGCTGCTCGACCTGCTCCGTCACCGGGATCTCACGGGAGTCCTCGTCGGCGTCGACGCCATCGAGTGCCATCCCGTCCTGACCCACGACCAGGATCTTCTGGGCGGTCTCCGGCGACCTTTCGTTCCTCGGCATCTCCATGCCGCCATTCTCTCGCACGCCTACACCTCATCATCGTGGTGCCCCCCATGGAGGAAGATCCACCGTTTCCGCGGGGCACGCGTTCGGTGGAGTCCGGTATGCGGGGATTCACCGGGAGTGTGAGTCTTGGGTGCGTGACTCGATTGCGGCGGGGGTTGTGCGCGGTGGGGGTACTGGTGCTGCCGTACGGGGCCGTTTCGTCGTACGGAGCCGTATCGACGTACGCGGCCGTATCGACGTACGGGAGCGTCTCGTCGTATGGGAGCGTATCGACGTACGGGAGCGTATCGACGTACGGCCGGAGCTCGACGGACGACAGAGGTGTGACGGACGACAGTGGTCGTACCGACGACAGTGGCCGTACCGACGACGGAGGTCGTACGGACCACGGTGGTCGTACGGACGGCCGGAGCCGGACGCGGGACAGAGGCTCGGCGCAGGGCAGGCGTCCGGTGGCGGTCGGCTCTCCCTCCCCCTCCGCTTCCTCCTCCCGCGAACCCGACCGGGCCGGGAGCAGGGCCGGCGAGGGGCGGGCGCGGCCCGGGCGGCCGGACGAGGAGAAGGGCACGGCGGAGGACGAGGACGGCACGGGCCAGGAGACCGGTGACGGCGAGGACGGGACCGACGGCACCGGTACCGGCGACGGCTCCGGCTCGGGTGACTCCGGTGACTCCGACAGCCCGGGTGACTCCGACGGCTCGGGTGACGCGGCGGACGAGAACGAGGGGGTGCCGGACGCGGGCGCCGGCGAGGAGTCGGCGCCGGCGGCCGCCGTCGTGCCGGAGGCCTCCGCACCGCAGGCCGCCGCGCCGGGGGCGGCGGCCGAGGGGCCCGTGCTGCGGATCCTGCCGCTGGGCAGCGGACTGGTCCTCATCGGGCTCGGGCTGGGTCTCGGCCTGGCCGCGCTCCGGCTGCGACGGTCCTGAGCGGCGCGCTACGGCACGACCAGCAGCACCTTGCCCACGTGGCCGCTCTCCTCGACGACCCGGTGTGCCGCGGCGGCCTCGCTCATCGGGAGCTCGCGGTCGACGACGGGGCGGACACGACCCTCCGCGAGCAGGGGCCAGACATGTTCGCGTACGGCCGCGACGATGGCCGCCTTCTCGGCGAGCGGGCGGGCCCGCAGAGAGGTCGCGCTGATCGCGGCCCGCTTGGTGAGGAGCGCCGCGATGTTCAGCTCGGCCTTGATGCCGCCCTGCATACCGATGATCGCGAGCCGGCCGTTGACGGCGAGGCTCTGGACGTTGCGGTCCAGGTACTTCGCGCCCATGTTGTCGAGGATCACGTCGGCGCCCGCGCCGCCGGTGGCCGCCTTCAGCTCGGCGACGAAGTCCTGCTCGCGGTAGTCGATCAGGATGTCCGCGCCCAGCTCGGCGCAGCGCTCCAGCTTCTCCTTGGTGCCCGCCGTGACCGCGACCCTCGCGCCGACGGCCTTGGCGAGCTGGATCGCCATGGTGCCGATGCCGCTGGAGCCGCCGTGCACGAGCAGCGTCTCGCCGGGGCGCAGCTGGGCGACCATGAACACGTTCGACCAGACCGTGCAGGTCACCTCGGGCAGCGCGGCGGCCTGCCGGAGATCCACGCCCTCGGGCACGGGCAGGAGCTGCCCGGCCGGAACGGCGACCTTCTCGGCGTATCCGCCGCCGGAGAGCAGTGCGCACACCTCGTCACCGACGGCCCAGCCGTCGACGCCGGGGCCGAGCGCGGCGATCCGGCCGGAGCACTCCAGGCCGGGATGGGGGGAGGCGCCGGGCGGCGGGTCGTAGAAGCCCTGCCGCTGCAGGATGTCGGCGCGGTTGACCGCGCCGGCCACCACCTCGACCAGGACCTCGCCCTCGGCGGGTACGGGATCGGGGACCTCGTCCCACACCAGCGCCTCGGGACCACCAGGTTCGGGAATCGTGATCGCATGCATGAGGGGGACGCTACCCCTCGCCCCCGAAGGCACCCAGGCCACGGCGTCCCCCGGGAAAACGGCGTGCGATCACCGATGAGTTCGGCGGACAGTAAAGGTCTCCCCATGCGTAGCCCATGTACGCGGAAGGACACCCCATGAGTCGGCACACCGCAGACCTGGCCATCGAGACCGCGGGCCTGGTGAAGACGTTCGGCACGACCAGGGCCGTGGACGGCGTCGACCTCGCCGTGCCGGCCGGCACGGTCTACGGCGTCCTCGGGCCCAACGGCGCCGGGAAGACGACCACGGTGAAGATGCTCGCCACCCTGCTGCGTCCCGACGGCGGCGAGGCCCATGTCTTCGGCCACGACGTGGTCCGCGAGGCCGACGAGGTGCGT
It includes:
- a CDS encoding NAD(P)H-quinone oxidoreductase encodes the protein MHAITIPEPGGPEALVWDEVPDPVPAEGEVLVEVVAGAVNRADILQRQGFYDPPPGASPHPGLECSGRIAALGPGVDGWAVGDEVCALLSGGGYAEKVAVPAGQLLPVPEGVDLRQAAALPEVTCTVWSNVFMVAQLRPGETLLVHGGSSGIGTMAIQLAKAVGARVAVTAGTKEKLERCAELGADILIDYREQDFVAELKAATGGAGADVILDNMGAKYLDRNVQSLAVNGRLAIIGMQGGIKAELNIAALLTKRAAISATSLRARPLAEKAAIVAAVREHVWPLLAEGRVRPVVDRELPMSEAAAAHRVVEESGHVGKVLLVVP